A genomic region of Bacillota bacterium contains the following coding sequences:
- the flhF gene encoding flagellar biosynthesis protein FlhF, with translation MKIRKYYARDLQEGMHIIKKDLGSEAIILHTRKVRQPGIKGLFSPKQMEIVAALDSRKPAIAALDNDGGRYSFNTDNRLYQELNELKGMVHKLVLQNAQVLDDEQEDDSVLYWKKRLEGHDLDPSLIFELFEEVKSNLEGEVKLNREIIGMILQKKISQITKCVEEKAFRYQIFIGPTGVGKTTTLAKVAARYSIYQNENVGLITIDHYRIGAVEQLRTYADIVDLPLEVVMAPDDLDGAKERLEGCDRILVDTAGRGTNNTMQIKELATYLNAFSPAEIFLVISAMTRWQDIRQIVDSFRPLKFNRLIVTKLDETKVAGAILNGIYISGLPLVYITDGQNVPDDLQVAREVDIPALYLKGED, from the coding sequence TTGAAAATTAGAAAATATTATGCCCGGGATCTTCAGGAAGGGATGCATATCATAAAGAAGGATCTGGGTTCGGAAGCGATCATCTTGCATACCCGCAAGGTCAGGCAGCCAGGTATTAAAGGGCTATTTTCGCCCAAGCAGATGGAGATCGTGGCGGCGCTTGATTCCCGGAAACCGGCCATTGCTGCCCTGGATAACGATGGGGGCAGATATTCTTTCAATACCGATAATCGCCTTTATCAGGAACTCAATGAGTTGAAGGGGATGGTGCACAAGCTGGTTCTGCAGAATGCACAGGTGTTGGACGACGAACAGGAAGACGATAGTGTCCTCTACTGGAAAAAGAGACTGGAAGGCCACGACCTGGACCCATCCCTCATCTTCGAATTGTTCGAGGAGGTAAAATCAAACCTGGAAGGGGAGGTCAAGCTTAACAGGGAAATTATAGGGATGATACTGCAGAAAAAGATCTCCCAGATAACAAAATGTGTGGAAGAAAAAGCGTTTCGCTACCAGATTTTTATCGGGCCTACCGGCGTGGGGAAGACCACCACGCTGGCCAAGGTTGCAGCCCGGTATTCGATTTACCAGAATGAGAATGTGGGCCTTATTACCATTGACCACTATCGTATCGGTGCTGTTGAACAGCTGCGCACCTATGCGGATATCGTGGATCTGCCGCTGGAGGTGGTCATGGCTCCCGACGATCTTGATGGAGCCAAGGAACGCCTCGAGGGGTGTGACCGCATTCTGGTGGATACAGCGGGCAGGGGCACCAACAATACCATGCAGATAAAGGAACTGGCTACCTATCTGAATGCATTCTCGCCTGCAGAGATATTTTTGGTCATCAGTGCCATGACCAGATGGCAGGATATCCGGCAGATTGTTGACAGTTTCAGGCCGCTCAAATTCAATCGGCTGATCGTGACCAAGCTGGATGAGACAAAAGTGGCGGGGGCCATTCTCAACGGGATTTATATTTCGGGCTTGCCGCTGGTATATATTACTGATGGGCAGAACGTGCCGGACGATTTGCAGGTAGCCAGGGAAGTTGACATACCGGCCCTTTATTTGAAGGGGGAAGATTGA
- a CDS encoding MinD/ParA family protein produces the protein MADQAERLRQISRQSGIAGTSVGNQQPCRVVAVSSGKGGVGKTSLVVNLSLVLIQWNYEVVIIDADLGLANVDVLINAVPRWSLADVIDGTKEIQDIMIYGPQRLKVVPGGSGFMNLANLDHDNRNQLIDRFRALEYEGNFMFIDTGAGISRNVLSFIAAADEFIIITTPEPTALTDAYGMIKVVTENNYKRRINVVVNLIRDMHQGQEVFDRLDSVSRRYLPQAELNYLGGILYDPVVSRSIEECRPFVLSFPRSGASQAVSKIAKRFIQQDKAITAPRGVRSFLSRLASLIK, from the coding sequence ATGGCTGATCAGGCCGAACGCTTGAGACAGATATCACGCCAGAGTGGAATTGCCGGGACCAGCGTGGGGAATCAACAACCTTGCCGGGTGGTGGCGGTTTCCAGTGGCAAAGGGGGCGTGGGCAAGACCAGCCTGGTGGTCAATCTTTCCCTGGTGCTGATCCAGTGGAATTACGAGGTGGTGATCATAGATGCCGATCTGGGGTTGGCAAATGTCGATGTGTTGATCAATGCTGTACCCAGATGGTCACTGGCGGATGTGATCGACGGTACCAAGGAAATTCAGGACATCATGATTTACGGCCCGCAAAGGCTGAAGGTGGTTCCCGGCGGATCGGGGTTCATGAATCTGGCCAATCTTGACCACGATAATCGCAATCAATTGATAGATCGTTTCCGGGCGCTTGAATATGAAGGAAACTTCATGTTTATTGATACCGGGGCTGGCATATCTCGCAATGTATTAAGTTTTATTGCTGCCGCTGATGAATTTATCATCATTACCACGCCTGAACCGACGGCGCTGACAGATGCTTACGGGATGATCAAGGTGGTCACGGAAAATAACTACAAGCGCAGGATCAATGTTGTGGTCAATCTGATCCGTGATATGCATCAGGGGCAGGAGGTATTTGATCGACTGGATAGTGTATCCAGGCGTTATCTCCCGCAAGCTGAACTCAATTATCTGGGAGGCATACTGTATGATCCGGTGGTTTCACGGTCGATAGAAGAATGCAGGCCGTTCGTGCTCAGTTTTCCCCGGAGTGGCGCATCCCAGGCAGTGAGCAAGATTGCCAAGCGTTTCATTCAACAGGATAAGGCCATCACGGCACCCAGGGGTGTGAGAAGCTTTCTGAGCCGCCTGGCCAGTCTGAT
- the flhB gene encoding flagellar biosynthesis protein FlhB, translating into MTDELRRWDLQLFAETDGEKTEEPTYKRRTDARKKGHVNRSMEINNAASILGIMFLLFLLGGIVFDGFRGMFSLFFETMLLQPVGGLDIAFVTREATLQFFRLSGPVLLVAVVVGFAASVLQTGFLFTSHPLQPKLEKINPIEGAKRIFSRRALFDLMKTILKIAIIGGVTFVFLKGRLKQLLVLIEQDINVSSSILWRTMTMLGLTVGLVYIALAVIDFIYQRYEYEKQLKMTRREVRDERKQLEGDPLMRSRIRKQQMAIARQRMMQDVPTADVVITNPTRIAVALRYDREENDAPVLVAKGAEIVARKIREIAEENDVPIVENPPVAHIIWRQTEIGQEIPVELYQAVAEILAAVYRIKEKQVV; encoded by the coding sequence ATGACCGACGAGTTGCGGCGGTGGGATCTGCAGCTGTTTGCAGAAACGGACGGGGAGAAGACCGAGGAACCAACATACAAGCGAAGGACCGACGCGCGTAAAAAAGGCCATGTCAACAGAAGCATGGAGATCAACAATGCTGCCAGCATTCTGGGGATCATGTTCCTGTTGTTCCTGCTGGGGGGAATAGTCTTTGATGGTTTCAGGGGTATGTTTTCCCTGTTCTTTGAAACAATGCTTTTACAGCCGGTTGGCGGACTGGACATAGCCTTCGTTACCAGGGAGGCCACCCTGCAATTCTTCAGGTTGTCCGGGCCGGTTCTCCTGGTGGCGGTGGTGGTGGGTTTCGCGGCCAGTGTGTTGCAGACGGGGTTCCTGTTCACATCACACCCATTGCAGCCCAAACTGGAAAAAATAAATCCCATCGAGGGTGCCAAGAGGATTTTTTCCAGAAGAGCCCTGTTCGATCTTATGAAAACCATACTCAAAATCGCCATTATCGGCGGGGTGACTTTTGTTTTTTTGAAAGGCCGGTTGAAACAGTTGCTGGTACTGATTGAACAGGATATCAACGTAAGTTCGTCGATATTGTGGAGAACGATGACCATGCTTGGGTTGACGGTGGGGCTTGTATACATAGCGCTGGCCGTGATCGATTTTATTTACCAGCGCTACGAATATGAAAAACAGCTGAAGATGACCCGCCGGGAAGTGAGAGATGAGCGCAAACAACTGGAGGGTGATCCCCTGATGAGGAGCAGGATAAGAAAGCAGCAGATGGCCATAGCCCGGCAGCGGATGATGCAGGACGTTCCCACTGCCGATGTGGTGATCACCAACCCGACACGGATTGCGGTGGCGCTCAGGTACGATCGGGAAGAGAATGATGCCCCGGTCCTGGTGGCCAAGGGGGCGGAGATCGTGGCCAGGAAGATCAGGGAGATCGCGGAAGAGAACGATGTGCCGATCGTGGAAAATCCGCCTGTTGCTCACATAATATGGAGGCAGACTGAAATCGGGCAGGAGATACCGGTGGAGCTTTACCAGGCGGTGGCAGAAATTCTGGCCGCGGTTTACCGTATCAAGGAAAAACAGGTTGTGTAA
- the fliQ gene encoding flagellar biosynthesis protein FliQ, whose amino-acid sequence MTPESVLQVAREAVTIILYMAVPVVGVGLVVGLTVSIFQATTQITEPTLAFIPKIISVFLAIMFFSGWLTNTIVEFTLRLWEKGLGLL is encoded by the coding sequence ATGACTCCTGAATCAGTACTGCAGGTTGCTCGTGAAGCGGTCACGATCATACTTTACATGGCCGTGCCGGTGGTAGGCGTGGGGCTTGTTGTTGGTTTAACGGTCAGTATTTTTCAAGCGACAACCCAGATTACAGAACCAACGCTTGCTTTTATACCGAAAATAATTTCGGTTTTTCTGGCGATCATGTTTTTCAGCGGGTGGTTGACGAATACGATTGTAGAGTTCACGCTGAGATTGTGGGAAAAGGGTCTGGGGCTTTTGTAG
- the fliR gene encoding flagellar biosynthetic protein FliR, with amino-acid sequence MAFDPLDLETWSAFLLIFARMAAMVFMFPFFRYRGVPVLLRVWIAILISFLLFMTLGGDQDTFSPGVVNMAMAFISEVLVGLALGFLILLFFSIFTMSGELISRQAGLMFSRVFDPTFESQVNVLGQFYSIFALVFYLTINGHHLLLRSLAESYRLIPLGVGLFVPELTEGVVRLSADVLLISFKISAPIIFVLLTVNIALGLVAKTVPQVHIFLEALPFKILLTMVLIALLLPIIGSLLPSLLDWFVGIFHKVMQGWA; translated from the coding sequence TTGGCCTTTGATCCACTTGACCTCGAAACCTGGTCGGCATTTCTCCTTATCTTTGCTCGCATGGCGGCGATGGTTTTCATGTTTCCTTTTTTCCGCTACAGGGGAGTGCCGGTGTTGTTGCGGGTGTGGATTGCAATTTTAATATCTTTTTTATTGTTCATGACCCTGGGAGGGGATCAGGACACTTTTTCTCCAGGTGTGGTCAACATGGCCATGGCTTTTATCTCGGAGGTTCTGGTCGGGCTGGCGCTGGGTTTCCTGATCCTGTTGTTCTTCTCGATTTTCACCATGTCGGGGGAGCTGATCTCCCGGCAGGCGGGTCTGATGTTTTCGAGAGTGTTTGACCCTACCTTTGAAAGTCAGGTCAATGTGCTGGGTCAGTTTTATTCGATTTTTGCTCTTGTGTTCTACCTGACCATAAACGGACACCACCTGTTGCTCAGGTCCCTGGCGGAGAGTTACAGGTTGATACCCCTGGGAGTGGGGTTGTTCGTTCCGGAATTGACCGAAGGGGTGGTGCGTTTATCGGCGGATGTTCTACTGATTTCTTTCAAGATCAGTGCGCCGATCATATTTGTTTTGTTGACAGTCAACATAGCTTTGGGGCTGGTAGCCAAGACGGTGCCGCAGGTCCATATTTTCCTGGAGGCACTTCCGTTCAAAATATTGCTGACGATGGTTCTGATCGCGTTGCTGTTGCCCATAATAGGAAGTTTGTTGCCATCGTTGTTGGACTGGTTCGTGGGTATTTTCCACAAAGTGATGCAGGGGTGGGCTTGA
- the fliP gene encoding flagellar type III secretion system pore protein FliP (The bacterial flagellar biogenesis protein FliP forms a type III secretion system (T3SS)-type pore required for flagellar assembly.) has protein sequence MYHTLAILLIALIAFFMVGWEDNEVCAQPVQIPEVEFRIGGNEEEDPGELVGFLQLLLILALLSLAPAFIVLMTSFTRIVVVMGFVRNALATQQIPPNQVLVGLALFLTFFIMYPVFTEVNEQAIQPYLEGEITQEEALEEGALPVREFMFSHTREKDLALFVDISKMDAPMDEDDVPLHVLVPSFVISELKTAFEMGFWIYVPFLIIDMVVATVLMSMGMMMLPPVVISMPFKILLFLLVDGWHLVTKSVVESFL, from the coding sequence ATGTACCACACTTTAGCAATACTCTTGATCGCACTGATTGCCTTTTTTATGGTCGGTTGGGAAGACAATGAAGTATGCGCCCAGCCTGTGCAAATACCGGAGGTCGAATTTCGGATAGGTGGCAATGAGGAGGAAGATCCGGGGGAACTGGTCGGTTTTTTGCAGTTGTTGCTGATTCTGGCTCTGCTGAGCCTGGCACCGGCCTTCATCGTCCTGATGACATCTTTCACCCGCATCGTGGTGGTGATGGGATTTGTGCGCAATGCACTGGCTACCCAGCAGATTCCTCCCAATCAGGTTCTTGTCGGTCTGGCCCTTTTCTTGACGTTTTTCATCATGTATCCCGTGTTCACTGAAGTCAATGAACAGGCCATACAGCCCTATCTGGAAGGGGAGATAACCCAGGAGGAGGCACTGGAAGAGGGGGCGCTTCCGGTACGAGAATTCATGTTCTCCCATACGCGTGAAAAGGATCTGGCATTATTTGTTGATATTTCCAAAATGGATGCTCCCATGGATGAAGATGATGTGCCGTTGCACGTCCTGGTGCCTTCTTTCGTGATCAGTGAACTTAAAACCGCCTTTGAAATGGGGTTCTGGATATACGTTCCGTTTCTGATCATAGATATGGTGGTAGCTACCGTTCTGATGTCCATGGGGATGATGATGTTGCCACCTGTGGTCATCTCCATGCCTTTCAAAATTTTGCTGTTTCTCCTGGTTGACGGCTGGCATCTGGTGACCAAGTCGGTCGTGGAGAGCTTTTTATAA
- the flhA gene encoding flagellar biosynthesis protein FlhA, with protein MQSPNMRAGSSPLRLLMNSTDILAAVAFIFIVAIIIIPITPSMLDILLTINIAFALIILLITLFTREVRQLNVFPAVLLMTTLFRLALNISSTRLILSDAAAGKIIAAFGEVVVRGNYVVGFIIFLIITLVQFVVITNGASRIAEVAARFSLDAMPGRQMSIDADFNAGLIDEETARQKRIELQKENDFYGSMDGASKFVRGDAIAGVVIVLINILGGLAIGMLQKGMTFAEATHIYTILTVGDGLVAQIPALLISTSAGMLVARSTADASFGEELSAQIFSFPRVILVAAALLLFLGLVPGLPAWPFLILGAACGALGATLLRESKQKLLLEEERKMREAAEEVPPELEDMSTMIKVEVMEIEIGYNLVTLTDTDNGGNLLERITAARRRAVSELGFVIQPIRIRDNLRLQPNEYLIKLKGNEVGRGEIRPGLFLALNPDGEIPEELEGIVTHEPSFNLPALWITEELKDRAESMGCTVVDSVTVMITHLTEIIRNNAYELVSRQTVKEMLEKIKESNPAVVEELVPEVLSMGDIQKVFQNLLQEKIPLHDMVTILEALADQGKLTKDPVALTEAARQGLSRAITNMYTGGTGVLKVITLDPALEKEIADSLQVTSLGSFPVLDPLKTQKIMEGITNLTGKLKERGISPAILTSPRIRFPLRQMLARFIPHLPVLSINEILPEIKVEAVGVIVIEN; from the coding sequence ATGCAATCACCAAATATGAGAGCGGGAAGTTCACCCTTGAGGCTGCTCATGAACAGCACCGATATCCTGGCGGCGGTTGCGTTTATATTTATCGTGGCTATCATCATAATCCCCATTACCCCGTCGATGCTGGACATATTGTTGACCATCAACATTGCCTTTGCCCTGATCATACTGCTGATCACGCTCTTTACCAGGGAAGTTCGCCAGCTGAATGTTTTTCCGGCGGTGTTGTTGATGACCACGCTCTTCAGGTTGGCGCTCAATATATCGTCAACACGGCTGATTCTCTCGGATGCTGCGGCCGGTAAAATCATTGCCGCGTTCGGGGAGGTAGTGGTCAGGGGGAATTATGTAGTTGGTTTTATTATCTTTCTGATCATTACCCTGGTTCAGTTCGTCGTCATTACCAATGGCGCAAGCCGGATCGCCGAGGTGGCGGCCAGGTTTTCGCTTGACGCGATGCCAGGGCGCCAGATGAGTATAGATGCAGATTTCAATGCCGGACTTATTGACGAGGAGACCGCACGCCAGAAGAGGATCGAGCTTCAAAAGGAGAATGATTTCTACGGTTCGATGGATGGTGCCAGCAAGTTCGTTCGCGGGGATGCAATTGCCGGTGTGGTAATTGTGCTCATCAACATTCTTGGCGGTCTGGCCATAGGGATGCTTCAGAAAGGAATGACTTTCGCCGAGGCAACGCATATCTACACGATCCTGACTGTCGGAGACGGCCTGGTGGCCCAGATACCGGCGCTTTTGATATCCACCTCCGCAGGAATGCTGGTGGCACGGTCGACGGCCGATGCATCATTCGGCGAGGAACTGTCGGCGCAGATCTTCTCGTTTCCCAGAGTAATACTCGTGGCTGCAGCATTGCTGCTCTTTCTGGGGCTGGTGCCCGGCCTGCCAGCCTGGCCGTTTCTGATTCTGGGAGCGGCCTGCGGGGCACTGGGGGCCACTTTGTTGAGAGAAAGCAAACAAAAACTTCTTCTGGAAGAAGAGCGGAAGATGAGAGAGGCGGCGGAAGAAGTTCCACCCGAACTTGAGGATATGAGTACAATGATCAAGGTGGAAGTCATGGAGATCGAGATAGGCTACAATCTGGTTACGTTGACTGATACAGACAACGGAGGGAATCTACTGGAGCGAATCACGGCTGCACGGCGCAGGGCCGTATCGGAACTGGGTTTTGTTATCCAACCTATACGGATCAGGGATAATCTGCGTCTTCAGCCCAACGAATATCTGATCAAGCTCAAGGGTAACGAGGTCGGCCGCGGAGAGATCAGGCCGGGGTTGTTCCTGGCATTGAATCCGGATGGTGAAATTCCCGAAGAACTTGAAGGGATCGTCACCCATGAACCGTCGTTCAACCTTCCTGCCCTCTGGATCACGGAGGAGCTCAAGGATCGGGCCGAAAGTATGGGATGCACGGTTGTTGATTCTGTAACGGTGATGATCACTCATCTGACCGAAATTATCAGAAACAATGCTTACGAGCTGGTGAGCAGACAGACTGTCAAGGAGATGCTGGAGAAGATCAAGGAGAGCAATCCGGCAGTGGTCGAAGAACTGGTTCCCGAGGTGCTTTCCATGGGTGACATTCAGAAAGTGTTCCAGAATCTGCTTCAGGAGAAAATTCCCCTGCACGATATGGTTACCATTCTGGAGGCACTTGCCGATCAGGGCAAACTGACCAAGGATCCGGTTGCCCTCACCGAGGCGGCAAGGCAGGGCCTTTCAAGGGCGATAACCAATATGTACACGGGGGGGACGGGTGTCCTGAAAGTGATCACGCTTGATCCCGCCCTGGAGAAGGAGATTGCCGATTCCTTGCAGGTTACTTCGCTGGGCAGTTTTCCGGTTCTTGATCCATTGAAAACACAGAAAATAATGGAGGGGATCACCAACCTGACCGGCAAATTGAAGGAAAGAGGAATTTCTCCGGCAATTCTTACTTCGCCGCGTATAAGGTTCCCGTTAAGGCAGATGTTGGCAAGGTTCATACCCCATCTGCCGGTATTATCGATCAACGAGATCCTGCCAGAAATCAAGGTTGAAGCAGTAGGGGTGATTGTCATTGAAAATTAG
- a CDS encoding flagellar basal body-associated FliL family protein, translating into MADEQNKSNLRLVLIVVILLLIGVILAGGYFLLTGGGILNDPVKNIKPRYETVLPEFQVNLSDAGGRRYLRTQIIIGCDDSRVDKELKQRMNEIRSEFIELLRNKSVEDLHEPGGQEALREEIVDNLNDMLVTGEIKALYFSEFIIQ; encoded by the coding sequence ATGGCGGATGAGCAAAACAAAAGCAATTTGAGACTGGTGCTGATAGTTGTCATCTTACTTTTAATAGGAGTCATTCTGGCAGGTGGGTATTTCTTGCTGACCGGGGGAGGTATCCTCAATGATCCGGTCAAGAATATCAAACCGCGCTATGAGACGGTATTGCCGGAATTCCAGGTCAATCTATCCGATGCGGGTGGGCGGCGTTATTTGAGAACGCAGATCATCATCGGTTGCGATGACAGCCGGGTGGATAAAGAGCTCAAGCAGCGTATGAACGAGATCAGATCGGAGTTCATAGAGCTGTTGCGCAACAAATCGGTCGAGGATTTACATGAACCCGGCGGTCAGGAGGCGCTCAGGGAAGAGATCGTGGATAACCTGAACGATATGCTGGTTACGGGGGAAATCAAGGCGCTCTATTTCAGCGAGTTTATCATTCAGTAG
- a CDS encoding FliO/MopB family protein: MDWGTVQTFIRNISAFLVVILLAYLTLRYGLGYFRRRFDQGVIKVVERVMLDSRRGCALYMVQIGSDFYLIGTSQGNVSLIKELPSEVIEKARSEYSLNDEPTEKISFPELFNVFKKDKE; this comes from the coding sequence ATGGACTGGGGTACTGTTCAGACGTTCATAAGAAATATTTCCGCTTTTCTTGTTGTCATCCTGTTGGCCTATCTGACACTCCGGTATGGTCTGGGTTATTTTCGCCGGAGGTTTGATCAGGGGGTTATCAAGGTTGTAGAGAGGGTGATGTTGGATTCCCGAAGAGGGTGTGCTTTGTATATGGTGCAGATCGGATCTGATTTTTATCTGATCGGGACATCCCAGGGAAACGTCAGTCTTATCAAGGAGTTGCCTTCGGAGGTTATAGAAAAAGCGAGGAGCGAATACTCCTTGAACGATGAACCTACCGAGAAGATCTCCTTCCCGGAATTATTCAATGTTTTCAAGAAAGATAAAGAATAA